The nucleotide window CTCCTAACTTTATCTGTTCTTGCCAGTAGTCCCTTCCCTTTAGTTCTGATAGTTCCCCATTTATGAAGATAAGATTATTACTTATCCTTACCGATAATGGCCATAAATTTTTATGATTTATTCCTAAAGGGATAAGGATAAAATCGGTATACAAATCAAAATTTCCCTTTATTTCTATTCCGCTATCTATCAATTCACAGAGGACATTTAAACCTTTACCCTTAAGTAAAATATTAGGAAGAAGGGTTTTAAATATATAACTATCCCCGGTGACTATATTTCTATATGGCATATAAAAACTCCTTTCACCTAGATATCTTATAAATATTTATTAACTAAAATAGCCCATTTATCCCTACATTCTTCCAATACTTATTATAAACGAAAAAATCTCCCCTATAAAGGGAGATTTTTAAAAATACAGATTTTAAACGAAAATTTTTCTAATTAAATAACTTATTCTATCAATTATCATCACCAAAAGAGCCATGGATAACAGTAATAATCCTACCTTTTCCCAATTACGCCAAGTAATGTTTTGTGTTAACAGAGAACCTATTCCCCCTGCACCAATTACCCCTAATATACTGGATGTACGGATATTAGATTCTAATCTATAGAGGAGTAAACTTAAATAGTTAGGAAGGGTTTGAGGAATTATACCATGTCTATAACAATGGAGGTTATTACCTCCAACTACTAAGATACTATCCTTAATATTACCATGGGTATTTTCCACAACTTCACTATATAGTTTTGTTAATACTCCGGTAGTATACAAACTTAAAGCCATAGCTCCCGCCAAAGGCCCTGGTCCAACTCCCCTAAAAAAGATTACAGCAGTAATTATCGGTGGAAAAGTTCGAAGAATATTTATAATAAATTTAGTTGTTATTGCTAATCCCCTAGATGGACTGACATTGTCCGCTGCTAAGTAGGAAAGAAATAAAGTATTTATTCCCCCTACAATGGTGGCAAAAAGGGTGATAAATAAACTTTCCTTTATACCTTTTAATGTTTGGGGTAAATAAGACCAATCTAACCTTGTCATTCTGAGAATCATAGTTTGCCCTTGTTCTAATCCTAAAATAAATCTTGCAAAGGTTAAATCTATTTTACTGTAAATATAAATTACGGATAACAAGACTAAAAAGGGAATAGAAAACCTTGCTAATCTTGTAAAGAAAATATACCTACCTAAGTTATTAAAATTAATGTGAATTTTTTTAGAATAATTTCTAACTACCAAGCTTAGCAAATCGATAAAACCGATAGTGATAAAGAGGATTAACAGTAGGGTAGCAATATTATCATATCGAAGATGATTTAGATCTCTCCATAAAATTTGACCTATCCCCCCTGCACCTACTAGACCTAAAACAGTAGCACTTCTAATATTTATTTCTAAAACGATAAAAAAAACTGCCAATAAGTGTTCTTTAATAATAGGTAAAATCCCTTCTCCAAGGATTTGCCAAGAATTAGCTCCTACGGCCTTTAAAGAATTTAAAGAATTTTCTTCTATCCCTTCTATATGTTCTCTAAACAATTTCAATGAAACCAAAAAAGCCGTTATAGTTAGGGCTATTATCCCTGGAAAAATTCCGATACTAAATAAGCTAACTAACAAAGCTGCCCAAATCAAATTAGGAATTGTTCTAAGTAAGGAAAAAAGGGGATTTAATAATACTGGGAAGATTTTTGTTGGAGTGGTATTAGCAGCAGTCAATAAACCCATAGGAATTGCTAAAAATACACCTAAAATACTGGCTATAAAGGCTATTTCTAGTGTCTCTAAAAGTTTAGTCATGACCTCATTGATATAGGCAAAATTAGGATAAAACATCCGTTGAATTAAATTATACATACTAGGAATTCCTTGATATATTTTTACAAAATCCCACTTAACCATATAACCTGAATAAATTAAAAGAATTACTATTATAGTGCCAGTCAAAAGACTTTGTATTTTCCCTTTAACTATATGCCTTTTGTACCAGTTCATCATCTACTTCACCTGTCTTTTTATCAAATAACAGTTGACCTTTAGAAAGGGCGATTATTCTATGACAGTACTTTAAAGCCAAATTTACATCATGGAGGTTTATTACAATAGTAATCTTTTGTTTCTCATTGATTTTTTTAAAATAGTTCATGATAATTTCTCCAGTTTTAAAATCTAAGTTTGAAACCGGTTCGTCAGCTAAAATAATTTTGGGTTGCTGACATAATGCCTTTGCTATAGCAACCCTTTGTTTCTGCCCCCCACTTAAACGATCAGCCCTTACAAAAATTTTATCTTCTAACCCCACTTCTTCTAAGGCTTGTAATGCCAAGGTATAATCACTATCTTTATATAAATTAAAAAAAGATTGGAAGGAAGATAGATAACCCAGCCTTCCCATTAAGACATTATTTAATACTGAAGCCCTTTCCACTAAATTATAATCTTGGAAAACAAAGCCCATCTCCCGCCTTACTTTCCTTAAAGAAGCTATGTCTAAATCGGTAATTTCTTTACCATTGATATATACTTTGCCTTTAACAGGTTTTACTAATAAGTTAACCGTTTTTAAAAGGGTTGATTTTCCTCCACCACTAGAACCAATTATTCCTACAAATTCACCTTTTTTTATTTCTAGATTAATATCTTTTATTCCAATGGTTTTATTGTTATAAATAACAGTTACATCTTCCAATTTAATCATTTTATCCCAACCCTATTTGCTATTTCTTAAATCAATGTTCATCAACCTTGCCGTTTCCCTAATAACATCATAATCACTATCTTTAGCTTCAATAAACCCATATATATTGAATAAATTCTTTAAAAGTTCCCCTCCTTCTGGATGTTTTGCAATATTCAATAATCCCCTTTTAATTTTCTCAACTAATTCTTCCTTCATATCTCCACGGACAGTTACGCTGATATTAGGGATATAGTCGGTATAGCCTAAAACTTCTGTTTCTTCTAAAGCTGTAGGAAATTCATTTTTAAACCTTACCCTGATATCTACTGATGTAGTAGCTACATCTACATCACCATTTAATAAAAGCTGTAATCCTTTATCATGACCTCCAGCGTAAATATAGTTTATATCCCTTTCTAAATCAAAGCCCAATCCCTTTAAATGGGCAGCAGGAAATAAATACCCCGATGTTGAAGAGGGATCAACAAAGGCTACCCTTTTCCCCTTTATATCTTCAAATCTATTAATCCCACTGTTTTTCCTTACTAAAAACTGTGAACGGTAGTGGGGTTCACCATCTCTATTTAAAGCTGTTAAAATAACTTGGGCATTATTTTCACTATTAGCCAACACATAAGCAAAGGGAGGAATAAAACCAAAATCCACTGCCCCTGATCCTAAACCTTCAACAACTCCAACATAGTTTGTGGCAGTAAAGGCTTTTACAGGAATCCCTATTTCTTCTGACAACAATTGGGCTAAAGGCTCCACCGATTCAATCAATTTATCTCCATCCCTCATAGGGACAAAACCCATAACAATTACCTCTTCCTTTTCTTTACTACAACCGGTTAATGTAATAGTTACCATGATAATTAAAACAGTTAATACCGAAATAATTTTTTTCATAAAAAATACCTCCTCTCCTTTTCTCTATCTAAAAGGATAAACCTAATTATCCCTATTAACAATAAGAATTTTTAATTTTTTCTACTGTATCGATACAATTTTTGTAACCTTTTTATACTTTTTCCGTCTATATTGATAAACTAAAGTGAAATTTCATAGCTTAGGGAGGGGTATTTTTGCAAAAACATAAAAAAAAGTATTTAGGATTTCTTTTATTTATCTTTTTAATTACCTTGTATATTTTAGGGGGAAGTATTTCATATAAAGGATTATTTTATTATTACATAGGAAAGGAAGAAAAAGCCATTGATTATTTTTTTACCCATGGAAAAGAAGGTAGGGCTTCTAGGGGAAATATAAAAAAATTAATTAACCTATATACAGAACAAAAAGAGTATGAAAAACTCTTTAATTTACTACCAGAACTAGCTTTTCATCAAAAATACCATAAACCAATTACTGAATTTTTACTAGAACACGCTTTTATTTCTGTAGGAAAAGAGGATTTTGACGGGGAACTTCCCTCTGTTTTAGTTGAATCCTTTAATTTACCACCTTTATCTTTTGAGAAGTATTTTTTAGATGAGTTTTCCCGGGATATCATACGTCTTTCCCTTTATATTGATGACCCTAAATTATACAAACTTTACCGCAGAGCTTATTTTTTATTATCCGATGGAGTAAATATTGAACATATAGTCAACAAATACCCAATAGATGAAATAGATGAGCTGGCTATCGGATATTATTTTGAAAACAATAATTTTTTCCTGGAAAATGTCCCAGAAAAATTCCAAGAACTATACAATTACATTTTATATTCTTGGCTTTATTTTATGGGAACATCTATTAATCCATTAGTTAGTGACCACCAAGATCTCTTAGAAAGCTTTGTCCTTGCTTTTAATACCTTAGATCAAAGGGAGCAAATAACTTTTTTAAAAATCCTTTTCCCTTATAATAACTTTTCCGAACTGGCAAAATACTTAGATATGCCTGAAGCCCATTTATTGTCAGCAATAAGTTCAATGAAAAGTTTATACTATCGAGATGAAGGAATAAAACTTTTAGATGAGTTATACCAAGAGGGAATTTATAGCCATTTAATCCCATCTTTGAGAAATAAAAATTATCTTGACTTTTTTGATTTTAATGTTACCTATGACGATATTCTAATTTTTCCAGATTACCCTAGAGGAAGCCATTATTTTATGTATGATATCGAAAGGGATAAGTATATAGAATTTGTTGATTCCCAATTTAGATACCATACATCTTCCCTAAAATGGTCACCAAAGGGTAACTATGTCATAGCAACTAGTTACGACAATTCCCTCACAATCTTTGAATACACTAATCCTAATAAAAAATCCAGTAAATATATGTCAAGTTATGGTAGTTTAAGCTTCGATGTTTACGAACGGTATGATATTTTTAAAAGAATATATGTTATTGAAAATATCCATCCTTTAAAAAATTATCATTGGGTTTCGGAGAAAGAGTTTTTTTATAAGAGTACAGAAAACGATGAACTATATTTATTTGATATAAGTACCAAACATGGGCGACCAATAGAGGAAGAATATTTAAAGGAAAAATTACAAGAAACAGAAGAAAGACAGTCTGCTAAATTCCAATACTATTTTAAAGAAGTTCCACTAGAAAAACCCTTAGGTATTTATATTTTATACCGTAAAAATTTAATAACAGGTCAAGAAGAAGAATTACCTTTCTTTACAGTTAAATATATATTTTAAACCCACCTAAATAAGGTGGGTTTAATTTTTTAATCATTTAGGTATTTTTCTAAGCTTTCTAATAACCTTTTTACTTCTTCTAGATATCTTCCATAATCAGCCCATTGGCCGTTTCTCGCTGCATTTTCCATATTGACGAAGGCTGTATTTATTCTCTGTACCAACTCTTTTAAATCTTCATCATCGGAATCTACAGGATCTTGAGGTCTAGTAACTTCCCCTTCTCCAAATAACCTTTTCAGGGCCCCTTCTAAGGTAGGTTCCATTACCAATACATCATTATAGAATACTACTACTTGCCTTAGTTCTGGAAGACTTCGGCTTTCAGCGGTAATGTAGATAGGTTCTACATAAAGTATTGAACCATTGATAGGAATAGTTAATAGATTACCCCTGATCACTGTAGAACCACCTTGACCCCAAAGGGTCATCTGACTGGAGATATAGGGATCAGAATCGATATAAGATTCAATTTGACTAGGTCCTTCCACATGTTGCCCCCTGGGGAAATGGTATAGTAAAAGCTCACCGTAATGCTCTCCATCGCTACGGGCAGCCAACCAAGCGACCATATTATTTCTATTCATAGGGGTGAAAGGCCTTTTTAAAATAAATTCTTGTTCTTGATGATTTGGTAATCTCATTATTACATAATAAGGCTCTACTTTCACTTCATTTCCATGGTACCTTTCAACGGCAATTTCCCAAACATCATTTCTGTTATAGAATTGGGCTGGGTCTTGGGTATGATAAACGGTTAAAATCTCACTTTGAGTTGTAAACAAGTCTAAAGGATAGCGAATATGGGGTTTTAGATATTCTGGAAATTCCTCTTTTTCTTTAATTAAACCTGGGAATATCCCTTTCCAAGCGTTAATAATAGGGTCTTCTTTGTCAAACTGATAAATATCCACTGTACCTTCATAGGCATCTACTACAATTTTTACTGAATTTCTGATATAATTTATTCCTTTTTTCGGTTTGGAATATGGATAAGTAGAAGCAGTAGTATATCCATCTACAATCCAATAAATTCGACCATTAGCTATAACTGGATATGGGTCACTATCCTGTTGGATAAAAGGAGCTACTTTATTTATTCTCTCTACAATATTCCTATAATATATTATTCTACTTTCAGGAGTTATCTCTGAAGAGAGTAAAAGAATAGATTTTTGGAATTTATTAGCATATAGTAACCTTCGGAAAAAGTTGAGTTCTACACCAGCCTGACCATGATATGGTTCTACCCCTTCATAATTACTATTGACTACAATAAATTGATTTGTCAATTCTCCAAAGTAAATTTCCGGTCTTTCTAAGTTAATACCAA belongs to Anaerobranca gottschalkii DSM 13577 and includes:
- the phnE gene encoding phosphonate ABC transporter, permease protein PhnE — encoded protein: MNWYKRHIVKGKIQSLLTGTIIVILLIYSGYMVKWDFVKIYQGIPSMYNLIQRMFYPNFAYINEVMTKLLETLEIAFIASILGVFLAIPMGLLTAANTTPTKIFPVLLNPLFSLLRTIPNLIWAALLVSLFSIGIFPGIIALTITAFLVSLKLFREHIEGIEENSLNSLKAVGANSWQILGEGILPIIKEHLLAVFFIVLEINIRSATVLGLVGAGGIGQILWRDLNHLRYDNIATLLLILFITIGFIDLLSLVVRNYSKKIHINFNNLGRYIFFTRLARFSIPFLVLLSVIYIYSKIDLTFARFILGLEQGQTMILRMTRLDWSYLPQTLKGIKESLFITLFATIVGGINTLFLSYLAADNVSPSRGLAITTKFIINILRTFPPIITAVIFFRGVGPGPLAGAMALSLYTTGVLTKLYSEVVENTHGNIKDSILVVGGNNLHCYRHGIIPQTLPNYLSLLLYRLESNIRTSSILGVIGAGGIGSLLTQNITWRNWEKVGLLLLSMALLVMIIDRISYLIRKIFV
- the phnC gene encoding phosphonate ABC transporter ATP-binding protein, with translation MIKLEDVTVIYNNKTIGIKDINLEIKKGEFVGIIGSSGGGKSTLLKTVNLLVKPVKGKVYINGKEITDLDIASLRKVRREMGFVFQDYNLVERASVLNNVLMGRLGYLSSFQSFFNLYKDSDYTLALQALEEVGLEDKIFVRADRLSGGQKQRVAIAKALCQQPKIILADEPVSNLDFKTGEIIMNYFKKINEKQKITIVINLHDVNLALKYCHRIIALSKGQLLFDKKTGEVDDELVQKAYS
- a CDS encoding phosphate/phosphite/phosphonate ABC transporter substrate-binding protein, which codes for MKKIISVLTVLIIMVTITLTGCSKEKEEVIVMGFVPMRDGDKLIESVEPLAQLLSEEIGIPVKAFTATNYVGVVEGLGSGAVDFGFIPPFAYVLANSENNAQVILTALNRDGEPHYRSQFLVRKNSGINRFEDIKGKRVAFVDPSSTSGYLFPAAHLKGLGFDLERDINYIYAGGHDKGLQLLLNGDVDVATTSVDIRVRFKNEFPTALEETEVLGYTDYIPNISVTVRGDMKEELVEKIKRGLLNIAKHPEGGELLKNLFNIYGFIEAKDSDYDVIRETARLMNIDLRNSK